A window of the Drosophila simulans strain w501 chromosome 2L, Prin_Dsim_3.1, whole genome shotgun sequence genome harbors these coding sequences:
- the LOC6732728 gene encoding leukotriene A-4 hydrolase isoform X1 — MSIAKRVQQWATFARTWHIYDCTWQNPFESAKLVKSHLMGLQKPIYHPMISTRGLCTSHKLLPIYQVQKRNMGRLGVVDPSSYSQPDLITTEHSALNWKVNFGATKIQGSVLHRFKVLTANLDKILLDVRDINVTNATLLAGGSELPINFFISDAVDDIGQKLTLELPSGTAKGSLNVRIDYETSSSASGLQWLNPTQTLGKEHPYMFSQCQAIHARSVIPCQDTPAVKFTYDATVEHPSELTALMSALIDKKEPGKTLFKQEVPIPAYLVAIAIGKLVSRPLGENSSVWAEEAIVDACAEEFSETATMLKTASELCGPYVWKQYDLLVMPPSFPFGGMENPCLTFVTPTLLAGNKSLADVVAHEIAHSWTGNLVTNKNFEHFWLNEGFTVFVESKIVGRMQGAKELDFKMLSNLTDLQECIRTQLNKTPELTKLVVDLSNCGPDDAFSSVPYIKGSTFLRYLEDLFGGPTVFEPFLRDYLKKYAYKSIETKDFQSALYDYFIDTDKKDKLSAVDWDLWLKSEGMPPVIPNFDESLANVTKELASLWSSKSVAELADSAEIKKTISIHQLIDFLGKLIESKDIVDLNESKINLLESTYNLKSSKNAEVRFRLNRLIIRARLIKRLDEILEFANSNFRMKFCRPIYRDLAGWPEAKPAAIRNFANVKDQMMAVCSHTIEKDLGLK, encoded by the exons ATGTCCATTGCGAAGCGTGTGCAG CAATGGGCAACGTTCGCGCGCACTTGGCACATTTACGATTGCACCTGGCAGAATCCATTCGAGTCGGCAAAACTGGTTAAATCGCATTTAATGGGCCTCCAGAAGCCCATTTACCACCCAATGA TCTCCACTCGCGGCTTGTGCACTTCACACAAATTACTCCCGATTTACCAGGTACAAAAACGCAACATGGGTCGCTTAGGAGTCGTGGATCCCAGTTCTTACTCGCAGCCCGATTTGATCACCACGGAGCACAGTGCTCTCAACTGGAAGGTCAACTTTGGAGCCACCAAAATCCAAGGAAGCGTGCTCCATCGCTTCAAGGTGCTGACTGCCAATCTGGACAAGATT CTCCTGGATGTGCGTGACATCAATGTAACCAATGCCACGCTGCTAGCCGGAGGCAGTGAGCTTCCAATCAACTTCTTTATCAGCGATGCCGTCGATGATATTGGCCAGAAGCTAACGCTGGAGTTGCCATCTGGAACGGCTAAGGGGAG CCTTAACGTTCGCATCGATTACGAGACTTCAAGCAGCGCCAGTGGGTTGCAGTGGCTGAATCCCACCCAGACTTTGGGCAAGGAGCATCCCTATATGTTCTCCCAATGCCAGGCGATCCACGCTCGCTCGGTTATTCCCTGCCAAGACACCCCAGCTGTTAAGTTTACCTACGATGCCACAGTGGAGCATCCCAGCGAGCTCACGGCTCTGATGAGCGCCCTTATCGATAAGAAGGAACCGGGAAAGACGCTGTTCAAGCAGGAGGTGCCCATTCCCGCTTATCTGgtggccattgccattggaAAATTGGTTTCCCGCCCGCTGGGCGAGAACTCCAGTGTCTGGGCTGAGGAAGCCATCGTGGATGCCTGCGCCGAGGAGTTTTCCGAAACAGCCACCATGCTGAAGACTGCCTCTGAGTTGTGCGGTCCATATGTCTGGAAGCAGTACGATCTTCTGGTGATGCCTCCATCATTCCCCTTTGGTGGCATGGAGAATCCATGCCTCACCTTCGTAACTCCCACTCTTTTGGCCGGTAATAAGTCTCTGGCCGACGTTGTGGCTCACGAGATCGCCCACAGCTGGACTGGAAATCTGGTGACCAACAAGAACTTCGAGCATTTCTGGTTGAACGAGGGCTTCACTGTGTTCGTGGAGTCCAAGATCGTGGGAAGAATGCAGGGCGCCAAGGAGCTGGACTTTAAA ATGCTCAGCAATCTCACGGATCTGCAAGAGTGCATCCGCACTCAGCTCAACAAGACACCGGAGCTGACTAAGCTGGTGGTGGATCTATCCAACTGTGGACCCGACGATGCCTTCTCTTCAGTGCCTTACATCAAGGGCTCCACGTTCCTGCGCTACTTGGAGGACTTGTTTGGCGGACCAACCGTTTTTGAGCCTTTCCTGAGGGACTATCTAAAAAAATACGCCTACAAGTCGATTGAGACGAAAGATTTTCAGAGTGCTTTATATGACTACTTCATCGACACTGACAAGAAGGATAAGCTAAGTGCCGTCGACTGGGATTTGTGGCTGAAATCCGAGGGAATGCCACCCGTCATTCCGAACTTCGATGAATCCCTCGCAAATGTGACCAAGGAATTGGCCAGTCTCTGGAGCTCCAAGAGCGTCGCTGAATTGGCTGACAGTGCGGAGATCAAAAAGACCATTTCCATTCACCAGCTCATTGACTTCCTGGGCAAACTGATCGAGAGCAAGGACATTGTCGATTTGAACGAAAGCAAAATTAACCTACTGGAATCCACATACAACTTGAAGAGTTCGAAGAACGCTGAGGTTCGCTTCCGCCTGAATCGCTTGATTATCCGTGCTCGCTTAATAAAACGTCTGGATGAGATCCTTGAGTTTGCCAACTCCAACTTCCGCATGAAGTTCTGTCGCCCCATCTACCGCGATCTGGCTGGTTGGCCAGAGGCCAAGCCCGCTGCTATTCGCAACTTCGCCAACGTCAAGGATCAGATGATGGCCGTCTGCTCGCACACAATCGAAAAGGACCTCGGACTGAAGTAA
- the LOC6732730 gene encoding insulin gene enhancer protein isl-1, producing the protein MVMAEIGGHLAHQLPLHNHNHNQTGLQPSLVMNHHLDLDCHGHDVIKKQRLSHCVGCGGQIHDQYILRVAPDLEWHAACLKCQECRQFLDESCTCFVRDGKTYCKRDYVRLFGTKCDKCGNSFSKNDFVMRAKTKIFHIECFRCSACARQLLPGDEFALRDAGALYCKEDHDVLEKSSQSSLTSSSVESNNNISSSNNNNTNLSNNNHSSELGSMSDSGSESGSHKSIRDKRPSGPSDGKPTRVRTVLNEKQLHTLRTCYNANPRPDALMKEQLVEMTSLSPRVIRVWFQNKRCKDKKKTIQMKLQMQQEKEGRKLGYGAMQGIPMIASSPVRHDSPLNLQGLDVQTYQPPWKALSDFALHADLDSNGAINTHTPAFQQLVNQMHGYDLNGMPILPPHPHSHPAQGPPHQHPPPPGGPHNHQNQQPNQQPGGSSLDSGITSHHHPDSTDSYVTYLESDDKSKLALTPSSSSSASAGTSISSPPSGVGAGGGGAVGGGSGVLGLGVVANQSATEQLMQMLQKVTGSASPASHAVL; encoded by the exons AAAAACAACGCCTATCTCACTGCGTCGGCTGTGGCGGCCAGATCCACGACCAGTACATCTTGCGCGTTGCCCCCGATCTGGAGTGGCATGCGGCGTGTCTGAAGTGCCAGGAGTGCAGGCAGTTCCTGGACGAAAGCTGTACGTGTTTTGTGCGCGATGGCAAGACCTACTGCAAGCGTGATTATGTTAG GTTATTTGGTACAAAATGTGATAAATGCGGCAACTCCTTCAGCAAAAATGATTTTGTGATGCGGGCCAAAACGAAAATCTTTCACATCGAGTGCTTTCGATGCTCCGCGTGTGCGCGACAATTGCTGCCAG GCGATGAATTCGCGTTACGCGATGCCGGGGCTTTGTACTGCAAGGAGGATCACGATGTGCTGGAGAAATCGTCGCAGAGCAGCCTCACTTCTTCGTCGGtggagagcaacaacaatattagcagtagtaacaacaacaacaccaacctTAGCAATAACAACCATTCCAGCGAATTGGGTTCAATGTCAG ATTCTGGCAGCGAATCGGGCTCACACAAAAGTATTAGGGACAAGCGACCCTCGGGGCCATCGGATGGCAAGCCCACGCGGGTTCGAACCGTGCTCAATGAGAAACAGCTGCATACGCTCAG AACCTGCTACAATGCTAATCCGCGACCTGATGCGCTCATGAAGGAGCAGCTGGTGGAGATGACGAGCCTGTCGCCGCGAGTCATCCGAGTGTGGTTCCAGAACAAGCGCTGCAAGGACAAGAAGAAGACCATCCAGATGAAGCTGCAAATGCAGCAGGAGAAG GAGGGTCGCAAGCTGGGCTACGGCGCCATGCAGGGCATCCCCATGATCGCCAGCTCCCCGGTGCGGCATGACTCCCCACTGAATCTTCAGGGCCTGGATGTGCAGACATATCAACCGCCGTGGAAAGCCTTAAGCGACTTCGCCCTTCACGCCGATCTCGACAGCAATGGAGCGATCAATACCCACACGCCCGCATTTCAACAGTTGGTCAATCAG ATGCACGGCTACGACCTGAATGGGATGCCCATCCTGCCGCCGCATCCGCACTCGCATCCGGCGCAAGGACCTCCCCACCAGCACCCCCCGCCCCCCGGCGGACCGCACAACCACCAGAACCAGCAGCCGAACCAGCAGCCCGGAGGCAGCAGTTTGGACTCCGGAATCACCTCACACCACCATCCGGACAGCACCGACTCCTACGTCACCTACCTGGAGAGCGATGACA AATCCAAGCTGGCGCTGACCCCGTCGTCCTCTTCCTCGGCCTCGGCGGGCACATCGATCTCCTCGCCGCCATCGGGCGTCGGAGCAGGGGGTGGCGGTGCCGTGGGCGGTGGTTCAGGTGTCCTGGGCTTGGGCGTGGTGGCCAATCAGTCGGCCACCGAGCAGCTCATGCAAATGCTCCAGAAGGTAACGGGCTCGGCTTCCCCGGCCTCACATGCGGTTCTCTAA
- the LOC6732727 gene encoding uncharacterized protein LOC6732727, which yields MQQPQRYIPSVSDLYGTDEIELLLDEIRELELEPVCCQLDDEQDFEIAGSRAGELSHSHSHSLSLESPLGTCTSWDSHANYKQRGGHTPLPWGVALHCDPQHLKSPTGIVRILLVLSSAACLACECSAGTVQVGLFLLPLIGRLRLMVFCALFSLLITCLMLFLDISHIALMFPFNWTKVNTWMYLSVGLIFILSSTLLVHMVLYATEYTWVSKHSKDTLLATGIIGYLCALEAFLLSGIASWPWSQYRQVPDDASELFIEDREMTPMSPINCSTDLQAAPYHHNGNATTSDLYNQQQQSSYNQKPYIPAKRPNELNNQRPALGHTQTARSKPNQRYREGYHYHTSRQSPTFVLGDDQGAGPSTSRSNDNSSA from the exons ATGCAACAACCCCAACGTTATATACCGTCTGTATCTGATCTATATGGCACGGACGAGATAGAACTGCTGCTGGACGAGATTcgggagctggagctggagccggTCTGCTGTCAGCTGGACGATGAGCAGGACTTTGAAATAGCTGGCAGCAGGGCCGGCGAGCTCtcccactcgcactcgcactcgctgTCCTTGGAATCCCCCCTCGGAACCTGCACCTCCTGGGACTCCCATGCCAACTACAAGCAGAGGGGCGGCCACACCCCCCTGCCCTGGGGCGTCGCCCTCCACTGTGATCCGCAACACTTGAAATCGCCTACAGGGATTGTGCGCATACTATTGGTG TTATCCTCGGCCGCCTGCCTGGCCTGCGAATGCTCCGCGGGCACCGTACAGGTGGGCCTCTTTCTACTGCCACTCATCGGACGCCTGAGGCTGATGGTCTTCTGCGCGCTCTTTTCGCTACTCATCACGTGTCTCATGCTCTTTCTGGATATATCGCATATAGCCCTCATGTTCCCATTCAACTGGACAAAAGTG AACACGTGGATGTACCTGAGTGTTggtttgatatttattttgagcTCCACGCTGCTTGTCCACATGGTGCTATATGCGACTGAATACACATGGGTATCCAAGCACTCCAAGGACACGCTTCTGGCCACTGGG ATAATTGGCTATCTGTGCGCCCTGGAGGCATTTCTTCTGTCGGGCATCGCATCCTGGCCGTGGAGTCAGTACCGCCAGGTTCCCGACGATGCCAGCGAATTGTTCATCGAGGATCGCGAGATGACGCCGATGAGTCCCATTAATTGTAGCACCGATCTGCAGGCGGCGCCATATCATCACAATGGCAACGCGACCACCTCGGATCTGTataaccaacaacaacaatcgtCCTATAATCAAAAGCCTTATATACCTG CCAAACGACCCAATGAGCTCAACAATCAGCGTCCAGCATTGGGTCACACACAAACCGCACGGTCGAAACCCAATCAACGCTATCGAGAGGGCTACCACTATCACACATCCCGCCAGAGTCCCACTTTCGTGCTGGGCGATGATCAGGGTGCCGGTCCATCCACGTCCCGTTCCAATGATAACTCTAGTGCGTGA
- the LOC6732728 gene encoding leukotriene A-4 hydrolase isoform X2, producing the protein MGRLGVVDPSSYSQPDLITTEHSALNWKVNFGATKIQGSVLHRFKVLTANLDKILLDVRDINVTNATLLAGGSELPINFFISDAVDDIGQKLTLELPSGTAKGSLNVRIDYETSSSASGLQWLNPTQTLGKEHPYMFSQCQAIHARSVIPCQDTPAVKFTYDATVEHPSELTALMSALIDKKEPGKTLFKQEVPIPAYLVAIAIGKLVSRPLGENSSVWAEEAIVDACAEEFSETATMLKTASELCGPYVWKQYDLLVMPPSFPFGGMENPCLTFVTPTLLAGNKSLADVVAHEIAHSWTGNLVTNKNFEHFWLNEGFTVFVESKIVGRMQGAKELDFKMLSNLTDLQECIRTQLNKTPELTKLVVDLSNCGPDDAFSSVPYIKGSTFLRYLEDLFGGPTVFEPFLRDYLKKYAYKSIETKDFQSALYDYFIDTDKKDKLSAVDWDLWLKSEGMPPVIPNFDESLANVTKELASLWSSKSVAELADSAEIKKTISIHQLIDFLGKLIESKDIVDLNESKINLLESTYNLKSSKNAEVRFRLNRLIIRARLIKRLDEILEFANSNFRMKFCRPIYRDLAGWPEAKPAAIRNFANVKDQMMAVCSHTIEKDLGLK; encoded by the exons ATGGGTCGCTTAGGAGTCGTGGATCCCAGTTCTTACTCGCAGCCCGATTTGATCACCACGGAGCACAGTGCTCTCAACTGGAAGGTCAACTTTGGAGCCACCAAAATCCAAGGAAGCGTGCTCCATCGCTTCAAGGTGCTGACTGCCAATCTGGACAAGATT CTCCTGGATGTGCGTGACATCAATGTAACCAATGCCACGCTGCTAGCCGGAGGCAGTGAGCTTCCAATCAACTTCTTTATCAGCGATGCCGTCGATGATATTGGCCAGAAGCTAACGCTGGAGTTGCCATCTGGAACGGCTAAGGGGAG CCTTAACGTTCGCATCGATTACGAGACTTCAAGCAGCGCCAGTGGGTTGCAGTGGCTGAATCCCACCCAGACTTTGGGCAAGGAGCATCCCTATATGTTCTCCCAATGCCAGGCGATCCACGCTCGCTCGGTTATTCCCTGCCAAGACACCCCAGCTGTTAAGTTTACCTACGATGCCACAGTGGAGCATCCCAGCGAGCTCACGGCTCTGATGAGCGCCCTTATCGATAAGAAGGAACCGGGAAAGACGCTGTTCAAGCAGGAGGTGCCCATTCCCGCTTATCTGgtggccattgccattggaAAATTGGTTTCCCGCCCGCTGGGCGAGAACTCCAGTGTCTGGGCTGAGGAAGCCATCGTGGATGCCTGCGCCGAGGAGTTTTCCGAAACAGCCACCATGCTGAAGACTGCCTCTGAGTTGTGCGGTCCATATGTCTGGAAGCAGTACGATCTTCTGGTGATGCCTCCATCATTCCCCTTTGGTGGCATGGAGAATCCATGCCTCACCTTCGTAACTCCCACTCTTTTGGCCGGTAATAAGTCTCTGGCCGACGTTGTGGCTCACGAGATCGCCCACAGCTGGACTGGAAATCTGGTGACCAACAAGAACTTCGAGCATTTCTGGTTGAACGAGGGCTTCACTGTGTTCGTGGAGTCCAAGATCGTGGGAAGAATGCAGGGCGCCAAGGAGCTGGACTTTAAA ATGCTCAGCAATCTCACGGATCTGCAAGAGTGCATCCGCACTCAGCTCAACAAGACACCGGAGCTGACTAAGCTGGTGGTGGATCTATCCAACTGTGGACCCGACGATGCCTTCTCTTCAGTGCCTTACATCAAGGGCTCCACGTTCCTGCGCTACTTGGAGGACTTGTTTGGCGGACCAACCGTTTTTGAGCCTTTCCTGAGGGACTATCTAAAAAAATACGCCTACAAGTCGATTGAGACGAAAGATTTTCAGAGTGCTTTATATGACTACTTCATCGACACTGACAAGAAGGATAAGCTAAGTGCCGTCGACTGGGATTTGTGGCTGAAATCCGAGGGAATGCCACCCGTCATTCCGAACTTCGATGAATCCCTCGCAAATGTGACCAAGGAATTGGCCAGTCTCTGGAGCTCCAAGAGCGTCGCTGAATTGGCTGACAGTGCGGAGATCAAAAAGACCATTTCCATTCACCAGCTCATTGACTTCCTGGGCAAACTGATCGAGAGCAAGGACATTGTCGATTTGAACGAAAGCAAAATTAACCTACTGGAATCCACATACAACTTGAAGAGTTCGAAGAACGCTGAGGTTCGCTTCCGCCTGAATCGCTTGATTATCCGTGCTCGCTTAATAAAACGTCTGGATGAGATCCTTGAGTTTGCCAACTCCAACTTCCGCATGAAGTTCTGTCGCCCCATCTACCGCGATCTGGCTGGTTGGCCAGAGGCCAAGCCCGCTGCTATTCGCAACTTCGCCAACGTCAAGGATCAGATGATGGCCGTCTGCTCGCACACAATCGAAAAGGACCTCGGACTGAAGTAA
- the LOC6732728 gene encoding 39S ribosomal protein L13, mitochondrial isoform X3, whose amino-acid sequence MSIAKRVQQWATFARTWHIYDCTWQNPFESAKLVKSHLMGLQKPIYHPMNDCGDHVVLINTREIALPGDEWVKRVYFHHTGYPGGASWTLAWQLHEKDPTMVMKKAVYNSMRGNLQRRHTMQRLHLFADDQVPEEILQNVTNQIRTPRSIPQRLDHIDKETLENFPNIMDYPKDYILR is encoded by the exons ATGTCCATTGCGAAGCGTGTGCAG CAATGGGCAACGTTCGCGCGCACTTGGCACATTTACGATTGCACCTGGCAGAATCCATTCGAGTCGGCAAAACTGGTTAAATCGCATTTAATGGGCCTCCAGAAGCCCATTTACCACCCAATGA ATGACTGCGGAGATCATGTGGTGCTGATCAACACGCGGGAAATCGCCCTGCCCGGCGACGAGTGGGTGAAGAGGGTTTACTTCCACCACACCGGATACCCAGGCGGCGCTTCGTGGACCCTGGCGTGGCAGCTGCACGAGAAGGATCCCACGATGGTGATGAAGAAGGCCGTGTACAACTCGATGCGCGGAAATCTGCAGCGCAGGCACACCATGCAAAGACTGCACCTGTTCGCCGACGATCAGGTGCCCGAGGAAATCCTGCAGAACGTCACGAATCAAATCCGCACGCCGCGCTCTATTCCCCAGCGACTGGATCATATCGACAAGGAAACGCTGGAGAACTTCCCCAACATTATGGATTATCCCAAGGACTACATCTTGCGTTGA